Proteins encoded in a region of the Pangasianodon hypophthalmus isolate fPanHyp1 chromosome 21, fPanHyp1.pri, whole genome shotgun sequence genome:
- the cavin4a gene encoding caveolae-associated protein 4a, which produces MEKSRDMVLGIEDESGQPVSPLSILSLLERVSTIIDGVQASQQRMEERQHQLEASVATVQSELLKLVQNHGATATTVDKLLQKARRVSAHVKEVRSRVEKQNVRVKKVETARDELLTRNKFRVVIYQGEAEVPSVAVTKTPKDAGLANVEVEPDEYEIPADLSSDEEYMVVEEAESSRAARLRQTGLKGIDNIRAAFSKDNMNKTRDRTRENLSKTKESLSKTSQTLGTKINTLGEKIIPLEQREKMRQSGERLKENIAKKAPSKESFRIKLKKERAVAEGQEGAEAEPAVTPPKGRKTSPEVTYTEVVTEIKREGPVSEERATRISEEGKSGLAIETPEK; this is translated from the exons ATGGAGAAGAGTAGAGACATGGTGCTGGGAATTGAGGATGAGTCTGGTCAGCCGGTGTCTCCACTGTCCATCCTGTCTCTTCTGGAACGTGTCTCCACTATCATTGATGGTGTGCAGGCCAGCCAGCAAAGAATGGAAGAACGCCAACATCAGCTAGAGGCATCTGTTGCTACAGTCCAATCAGAACTGCTCAAACTGGTCCAGAACCATGGTGCCACAGCAACCACTGTGGACAAGCTGCTGCAGAAGGCCCGGCGTGTGAGCGCTCATGTGAAGGAGGTGCGTTCACGTGTGGAGAAGCAGAATGTCCGTGTAAAGAAAGTGGAGACTGCACGGGATGAACTTCTCACCAGGAACAAGTTCAGAGTGGTTATCTACCAG GGTGAGGCTGAAGTTCCATCAGTTGCTGTGACAAAAACCCCTAAGGATGCAGGGTTGGCTAATGTTGAGGTGGAGCCTGATGAGTATGAAATACCTGCAGACCTCTCATCTGATGAGGAGTATATGGTGGTGGAAGAGGCAGAGTCATCAAGGGCAGCACGACTGAGGCAGACAGGCTTGAAAGGGATAGACAACATCAGAGCGGCTTTCTCCAAGGATAACATGAATAAGACCCGTGATCGAACACGGGAGAACCTCAGCAAGACTAAGGAGAGCCTAAGCAAGACAAGCCAGACTTTGGGCACTAAGATCAACACCCTGGGTGAGAAGATCATTCCTCTTGAGCAGCGGGAGAAGATGCGTCAGAGTGGTGAGAGGCTGAAGGAGAACATTGCCAAGAAAGCTCCCAGCAAAGAGTCCTTCCGCATCAAACTCAAGAAGGAACGTGCTGTTGCTGAGGGCCAGGAGGGTGCTGAGGCAGAGCCTGCTGTGACTCCACCAAAAGGCAGGAAGACCAGCCCAGAAGTCACCTACACAGAGGTTGTTACAGAAATCAAACGGGAAGGGCCTGTATCTGAGGAACGAGCCACCCGTATTTCAGAGGAAGGAAAGAGTGGGCTGGCCATAGAAACACCAGAGAAGTGA